One Microcaecilia unicolor chromosome 4, aMicUni1.1, whole genome shotgun sequence genomic region harbors:
- the LOC115468303 gene encoding olfactory receptor 52N4-like isoform X3, whose translation MLVLNCTPHKPSFFILKGIPGLEAAHLWISVPWTAFYMMTIIANSVVLYIIKTEASLHQPMYIFLSMLSGTDIALPTCVIPKTLSAFWFGSKEIYFEACLIQMYFAHSLVVVESGILTSMAFDRYMAVCNPLRYTSILTNALLGKLAFLVVLRSILYVVPFPFLLKRLPFCNSNVIAHTYCEHMSVAKLACADITVNAVYGMTIAFSVVFLDLMCISLSYALILRAVVGLSSKEARAKAFSTCTAHICVIAVFYTPFLFTVILQRVGHKVSPSAHIIVANLYFHLS comes from the exons ATGTTGGTCCTTAATTGCACCCCCCACAAACCTTCATTCTTCATCTTGAAAGGCATCCCGGGACTGGAAGCCGCCCACCTCTGGATCTCCGTCCCTTGGACTGCTTTCTATATGATGACAATTATAGCAAACTCCGTCGTCCTCTATATTATCAAAACAGAAGCCAGCCTCCACCAGCCCATGTACATTTTCCTTTCCATGCTGTCTGGGACCGATATAGCTTTACCCACCTGTGTAATACCTAAAACGCTGAGTGCTTTCTGGTTTGGTTCTAAAGAGATTTACTTTGAGGCTTGCCTGATCCAGATGTATTTTGCTCATTCCTTA g tgGTTGTAGAATCTGGCATTCTGACATCGATGGCTTTCGATCGCTACATGGCTGTGTGCAACCCCTTAAGATACACCTCCATCCTGACAAACGCACTCCTAGGCAAACTAGCATTCCTGGTGGTTCTGAGAAGTATACTCTACGTTGtgccctttcccttcctccttaAAAGGTTGCCCTTCTGTAACAGCAACGTCATTGCTCACACGTACTGTGAGCACATGTCTGTAGCCAAGCTGGCCTGCGCAGATATAACGGTCAATGCAGTGTATGGGATGACTATAGCTTTCTCTGTGGTATTTTTAGATCTGATGTGTATCTCTTTATCTTATGCTCTGATACTCAGGGCCGTTGTGGGACTTTCGTCCAAGGAAGCGAGAGCGAAAGCTTTCAGTACCTGCACTGCCCACATCTGTGTCATTGCCGTGTTTTACACGCCATTTCTGTTCACAGTTATTTTACAGAGGGTCGGCCACAAAGTCTCTCCCTCTGCTCACATCATTGTTGCCAACCTTTACTTCCACCTATCGTAA
- the LOC115468303 gene encoding olfactory receptor 52N4-like isoform X4: MLVLNCTPHKPSFFILKGIPGLEAAHLWISVPWTAFYMMTIIANSVVLYIIKTEASLHQPMYIFLSMLSGTDIALPTCVIPKTLSAFWFGSKEIYFEACLIQMYFAHSLMVVESGILTSMAFDRYMAVCNPLRYTSILTNALLGKLAFLVVLRSILYVVPFPFLLKRLPFCNSNVIAHTYCEHMSVAKLACADITVNAVYGMTIAFSVVFLDLMCISLSYALILRAVVGLSSKEARAKAFSTCTAHICVIAVFYTPFLFTVILQRVGHKVSPSAHIIVANLYFHLS; the protein is encoded by the exons ATGTTGGTCCTTAATTGCACCCCCCACAAACCTTCATTCTTCATCTTGAAAGGCATCCCGGGACTGGAAGCCGCCCACCTCTGGATCTCCGTCCCTTGGACTGCTTTCTATATGATGACAATTATAGCAAACTCCGTCGTCCTCTATATTATCAAAACAGAAGCCAGCCTCCACCAGCCCATGTACATTTTCCTTTCCATGCTGTCTGGGACCGATATAGCTTTACCCACCTGTGTAATACCTAAAACGCTGAGTGCTTTCTGGTTTGGTTCTAAAGAGATTTACTTTGAGGCTTGCCTGATCCAGATGTATTTTGCTCATTCCTTA a tgGTTGTAGAATCTGGCATTCTGACATCGATGGCTTTCGATCGCTACATGGCTGTGTGCAACCCCTTAAGATACACCTCCATCCTGACAAACGCACTCCTAGGCAAACTAGCATTCCTGGTGGTTCTGAGAAGTATACTCTACGTTGtgccctttcccttcctccttaAAAGGTTGCCCTTCTGTAACAGCAACGTCATTGCTCACACGTACTGTGAGCACATGTCTGTAGCCAAGCTGGCCTGCGCAGATATAACGGTCAATGCAGTGTATGGGATGACTATAGCTTTCTCTGTGGTATTTTTAGATCTGATGTGTATCTCTTTATCTTATGCTCTGATACTCAGGGCCGTTGTGGGACTTTCGTCCAAGGAAGCGAGAGCGAAAGCTTTCAGTACCTGCACTGCCCACATCTGTGTCATTGCCGTGTTTTACACGCCATTTCTGTTCACAGTTATTTTACAGAGGGTCGGCCACAAAGTCTCTCCCTCTGCTCACATCATTGTTGCCAACCTTTACTTCCACCTATCGTAA
- the LOC115468303 gene encoding olfactory receptor 52N4-like isoform X2 yields MLVLNCTPHKPSFFILKGIPGLEAAHLWISVPWTAFYMMTIIANSVVLYIIKTEASLHQPMYIFLSMLSGTDIALPTCVIPKTLSAFWFGSKEIYFEACLIQMYFAHSLVVGESGILTSMAFDRYMAVCNPLRYTSILTNALLGKLAFLVVLRSILYVVPFPFLLKRLPFCNSNVIAHTYCEHMSVAKLACADITVNAVYGMTIAFSVVFLDLMCISLSYALILRAVVGLSSKEARAKAFSTCTAHICVIAVFYTPFLFTVILQRVGHKVSPSAHIIVANLYFHLS; encoded by the exons ATGTTGGTCCTTAATTGCACCCCCCACAAACCTTCATTCTTCATCTTGAAAGGCATCCCGGGACTGGAAGCCGCCCACCTCTGGATCTCCGTCCCTTGGACTGCTTTCTATATGATGACAATTATAGCAAACTCCGTCGTCCTCTATATTATCAAAACAGAAGCCAGCCTCCACCAGCCCATGTACATTTTCCTTTCCATGCTGTCTGGGACCGATATAGCTTTACCCACCTGTGTAATACCTAAAACGCTGAGTGCTTTCTGGTTTGGTTCTAAAGAGATTTACTTTGAGGCTTGCCTGATCCAGATGTATTTTGCTCATTCCTTAGTGGTt gggg AATCTGGCATTCTGACATCGATGGCTTTCGATCGCTACATGGCTGTGTGCAACCCCTTAAGATACACCTCCATCCTGACAAACGCACTCCTAGGCAAACTAGCATTCCTGGTGGTTCTGAGAAGTATACTCTACGTTGtgccctttcccttcctccttaAAAGGTTGCCCTTCTGTAACAGCAACGTCATTGCTCACACGTACTGTGAGCACATGTCTGTAGCCAAGCTGGCCTGCGCAGATATAACGGTCAATGCAGTGTATGGGATGACTATAGCTTTCTCTGTGGTATTTTTAGATCTGATGTGTATCTCTTTATCTTATGCTCTGATACTCAGGGCCGTTGTGGGACTTTCGTCCAAGGAAGCGAGAGCGAAAGCTTTCAGTACCTGCACTGCCCACATCTGTGTCATTGCCGTGTTTTACACGCCATTTCTGTTCACAGTTATTTTACAGAGGGTCGGCCACAAAGTCTCTCCCTCTGCTCACATCATTGTTGCCAACCTTTACTTCCACCTATCGTAA
- the LOC115468167 gene encoding olfactory receptor 52E4-like — MSTLNNTHYQPPFFILKGIPGLEAMHIWNSIPFCTLYVPVLLGNALILFIIKTEACLHQPMYFLLSMLSGTDITLSTSVIPKMLSAFWFNSREISFDACLIQMFFLHFFTATESGVLMLMAFDRYVAICYPLRYTSILTNSLLAKLTVAVSLRSLLVITPFPFLVKRLTFCNHDVIHHTYCEHMSIAKLACADIKVNKIYGLVVSLFVVVLDMLFIALSCIMMLKAVVQLSSNDAKLKAFSTCTAHICVIAAFYTAFLFTVSLQRVGHISPSVHIIVANLYLIIPPTVNPIVYGVNTKQIQERIVILFHTVSSVICIWH; from the exons ATGTCCACCCTCAATAACACCCACTATCAGCCTCCATTCTTCATCCTGAAAGGTATCCCAGGACTGGAAGCTATGCACATCTGGAACTCCATCCCATTCTGTACCCTGTACGTTCCAGTACTTTTAGGAAATGCGCTAATTTTGTTTATTATCAAAACAGAAGCCTGTCTCCACCAGCCCATGTACTTTCTCCTGTCTATGCTGTCTGGGACTGATATAACGTTATCCACCTCTGTAATACCTAAAATGCTCAGTGCCTTCTGGTTTAATAGCAGGGAAATCTCTTTTGATGCGTGTCTGATCCAGATgttctttcttcatttctttacaGCAACAGAATCGGGGGTTCTGATGTTAATGGCGTTTGATCGTTACGTTGCAATATGTTATCCTCTGAGATACACATCCATCCTAACCAACTCACTCCTTGCTAAATTGACAGTTGCAGTATCTTTGAGAAGTCTATTGGTAATTACGCCATTTCCATTTCTTGTTAAAAGATTGACATTTTGTAACCACGACGTTATTCATCACACGTACTGTGAGCACATGTCCATAGCAAAGCTGGCCTGTGCCGATATCAAAGTCAATAAAATATATGGGTTGGTTGTATCTCTGTTTGTGGTAGTACTGGATATGCTGTTTATTGCCTTGTCTTGCATCATGATGCTCAAGGCCGTTGTACAACTTTCATCCAATGATGCGAAACTGAAAGCTTTCAGCACTTGCACTGCCCACATCTGTGTGATTGCCGCGTTTTACACAGCATTTCTGTTCACTGTTTCCTTACAGAGGGTCGGCCACATCTCTCCTTCTGTTCACATCATTGTGGCCAATCTCTACCTCATAATCCCTCCCACAGTAAACCCCATAGTGTATGGGGTGAACACAAAGCAGATCCAAGAGAGAA TAGTGATCCTTTTTCATACAGTAAGTTCAGTAATTTGCATATGGCATTAA
- the LOC115468303 gene encoding olfactory receptor 52N4-like isoform X1, with protein sequence MLVLNCTPHKPSFFILKGIPGLEAAHLWISVPWTAFYMMTIIANSVVLYIIKTEASLHQPMYIFLSMLSGTDIALPTCVIPKTLSAFWFGSKEIYFEACLIQMYFAHYLVVVESGILTSMAFDRYMAVCNPLRYTSILTNALLGKLAFLVVLRSILYVVPFPFLLKRLPFCNSNVIAHTYCEHMSVAKLACADITVNAVYGMTIAFSVVFLDLMCISLSYALILRAVVGLSSKEARAKAFSTCTAHICVIAVFYTPFLFTVILQRVGHKVSPSAHIIVANLYFHLS encoded by the exons ATGTTGGTCCTTAATTGCACCCCCCACAAACCTTCATTCTTCATCTTGAAAGGCATCCCGGGACTGGAAGCCGCCCACCTCTGGATCTCCGTCCCTTGGACTGCTTTCTATATGATGACAATTATAGCAAACTCCGTCGTCCTCTATATTATCAAAACAGAAGCCAGCCTCCACCAGCCCATGTACATTTTCCTTTCCATGCTGTCTGGGACCGATATAGCTTTACCCACCTGTGTAATACCTAAAACGCTGAGTGCTTTCTGGTTTGGTTCTAAAGAGATTTACTTTGAGGCTTGCCTGATCCAGATGTATTTTGCTCA ctacttagtgGTTGTAGAATCTGGCATTCTGACATCGATGGCTTTCGATCGCTACATGGCTGTGTGCAACCCCTTAAGATACACCTCCATCCTGACAAACGCACTCCTAGGCAAACTAGCATTCCTGGTGGTTCTGAGAAGTATACTCTACGTTGtgccctttcccttcctccttaAAAGGTTGCCCTTCTGTAACAGCAACGTCATTGCTCACACGTACTGTGAGCACATGTCTGTAGCCAAGCTGGCCTGCGCAGATATAACGGTCAATGCAGTGTATGGGATGACTATAGCTTTCTCTGTGGTATTTTTAGATCTGATGTGTATCTCTTTATCTTATGCTCTGATACTCAGGGCCGTTGTGGGACTTTCGTCCAAGGAAGCGAGAGCGAAAGCTTTCAGTACCTGCACTGCCCACATCTGTGTCATTGCCGTGTTTTACACGCCATTTCTGTTCACAGTTATTTTACAGAGGGTCGGCCACAAAGTCTCTCCCTCTGCTCACATCATTGTTGCCAACCTTTACTTCCACCTATCGTAA